A window of Chitinophaga sp. MM2321 contains these coding sequences:
- a CDS encoding RagB/SusD family nutrient uptake outer membrane protein — protein sequence MIKNILAGWLFILLMFSLPGCKQSFLELEDKGAISENNFPTSLNHLDLLLVSVYGVQHERGFLGYWWHGYSIYCLDHTIDMQWRNDDAWIGISTGMARLGDTKVQHQWRDIQKGIYFANSTLEAIERYRTIAPATEKQAIDNRQGEALFMRGFYLWHLEVLYGQPNLDGMGVPIIRSVPKDLATMSVPRASTRETYEAMIDDFSKAAVLLEGQTNNHRATKWSAIAALAKTYLFAEKPDSAKIYLEACINNSGKSLVSLDSYKQMFNGDTKYEYNSESFYETGNRAHPELTNNNGSTQQNTGSGVSQLYTPFYIDTKDDERKAMGYSNEFMHDRNLTRFGYNDIPPFQAIESVGGQWKLKDDYVAQQQERRAQVGKQQDGPDPRLYVCGLQPFFDSVKVAGKYYKVAQAEFGKWYTIDAATGLKPNEFYGWALRKNQYLEGKLEETRNIAGANFYFIRLADIYLMYAEVIKNSNPVLALEYINKVKRRAYGYDPGAISPIDYKSLTDRTKAPLTDHLANNPLLYERWAEFFGEAKWWEDVRRLRLGPKEASFYKTVAAGRAIVWRDEHYAMPLPSLEFETNSNPGMKQNPGY from the coding sequence ATGATAAAAAATATATTGGCAGGTTGGTTATTCATTCTTTTGATGTTCAGCTTACCCGGATGTAAACAATCATTCCTGGAACTTGAAGATAAAGGAGCGATATCAGAAAATAATTTCCCTACCTCGCTGAATCATCTGGACTTGTTGCTGGTATCAGTTTACGGTGTACAGCATGAAAGGGGATTCCTGGGATACTGGTGGCACGGCTACTCCATTTATTGCCTGGACCACACCATCGATATGCAATGGCGCAACGATGATGCCTGGATAGGTATCAGCACCGGTATGGCCAGGTTAGGCGATACCAAAGTACAGCACCAGTGGCGCGATATTCAGAAAGGTATTTATTTTGCCAACAGCACTCTTGAAGCCATAGAACGCTACCGGACAATAGCGCCTGCCACAGAAAAGCAGGCCATTGATAACAGGCAGGGAGAAGCCCTTTTTATGAGAGGCTTCTATCTCTGGCACCTGGAAGTGTTATATGGTCAGCCAAACCTTGATGGTATGGGCGTTCCCATCATCCGCAGTGTGCCAAAAGATCTTGCTACCATGTCTGTTCCCAGGGCAAGCACCCGCGAAACGTATGAAGCGATGATCGATGATTTCAGCAAAGCAGCGGTATTACTGGAAGGACAAACCAACAACCACCGGGCCACGAAATGGTCTGCTATTGCTGCCCTGGCGAAAACATACCTGTTTGCCGAAAAGCCCGACAGTGCAAAGATCTACCTGGAAGCGTGTATCAACAACAGCGGAAAATCGCTGGTGAGTCTTGACAGCTATAAACAGATGTTTAACGGCGATACCAAGTATGAATATAATTCCGAATCGTTTTATGAAACCGGCAACCGGGCGCACCCTGAGCTCACGAACAATAACGGGTCTACCCAACAGAATACCGGTTCAGGTGTATCACAGCTTTATACGCCTTTCTATATCGATACCAAAGATGATGAACGAAAAGCCATGGGATACAGCAACGAGTTTATGCATGACCGTAACCTCACCCGTTTTGGCTACAATGATATTCCTCCTTTTCAGGCAATAGAATCTGTTGGCGGCCAGTGGAAACTGAAAGATGACTACGTGGCACAACAACAGGAACGCCGTGCGCAGGTGGGCAAGCAGCAGGACGGGCCGGATCCCCGCCTTTACGTGTGCGGACTACAACCCTTCTTCGATTCTGTGAAAGTAGCCGGGAAGTACTATAAAGTGGCACAAGCTGAATTCGGGAAATGGTATACTATCGATGCTGCCACCGGTCTGAAACCCAATGAATTTTATGGCTGGGCGCTGAGGAAAAACCAATACCTGGAAGGTAAACTGGAAGAAACAAGGAATATAGCCGGCGCCAATTTCTATTTCATCCGTCTTGCAGACATCTATCTTATGTATGCAGAAGTGATCAAAAATTCCAATCCGGTACTGGCCCTCGAATACATCAATAAGGTGAAAAGACGTGCATATGGATACGATCCCGGCGCGATCTCTCCTATTGATTACAAAAGCCTCACAGACCGCACCAAAGCGCCACTCACAGATCATCTTGCCAACAATCCGTTGTTGTACGAACGTTGGGCAGAATTTTTCGGGGAAGCAAAATGGTGGGAAGATGTACGCCGGTTAAGACTGGGCCCGAAGGAAGCCTCGTTTTACAAAACAGTTGCTGCCGGCAGGGCCATTGTATGGCGGGATGAGCATTATGCCATGCCGCTTCCCTCCCTGGAATTTGAAACAAATTCCAATCCCGGTATGAAACAGAATCCCGGATATTAA
- the ruvX gene encoding Holliday junction resolvase RuvX: MARIMAIDYGKKRTGLAVTDPLKLIATGLTTVATHELIPFLKKYFAAEQVEMILIGEPKHLDGNDTHATPLVVECIRIINKNFPDIPVKKVDERFTSKMAFQTMIDSGLKKKDRQNKALVDEISATIILQAYLQAM; encoded by the coding sequence ATGGCGCGTATAATGGCAATAGATTACGGGAAAAAGAGAACAGGACTGGCAGTAACAGACCCTTTGAAGCTGATAGCCACCGGGCTCACCACCGTGGCTACACATGAACTGATCCCGTTCCTCAAAAAATATTTTGCGGCTGAACAGGTAGAGATGATCCTGATAGGAGAACCCAAACACCTGGATGGCAACGATACCCATGCCACCCCGCTGGTGGTGGAATGTATCCGCATTATCAACAAAAATTTCCCGGATATTCCTGTGAAAAAAGTAGATGAACGCTTTACCTCTAAAATGGCGTTTCAAACCATGATCGATAGCGGGCTTAAAAAGAAAGACCGCCAGAACAAAGCTCTGGTGGATGAAATCAGCGCCACAATTATATTACAGGCGTATCTCCAGGCAATGTGA
- a CDS encoding RNA methyltransferase has translation MRKLSMDELGRKTVAEFKAADKTPIVLVLDNIRSMHNVGSVFRTADAFLLQGVVLCGYTPVPPHRDINKTALGATETVEWQYFPTTMEAVKELQTAGYKVMAIEQAVNSIMLDAFVPPADQPLALVFGNEVTGVDAAVMKMTDGCIEIPQSGMKHSLNISVSTGIVVWDIFAKKLATKSR, from the coding sequence ATGAGAAAGTTAAGCATGGATGAACTCGGCCGTAAAACCGTAGCTGAGTTCAAGGCCGCCGATAAAACTCCGATAGTGCTGGTACTCGACAATATCCGCAGTATGCACAATGTAGGCTCCGTATTCCGTACAGCGGATGCCTTTTTACTGCAGGGTGTGGTGCTGTGTGGATATACACCGGTACCACCGCACCGGGATATCAATAAAACGGCCCTCGGTGCCACCGAAACGGTGGAATGGCAATATTTCCCTACCACCATGGAGGCCGTAAAGGAGCTGCAGACAGCCGGTTACAAGGTGATGGCTATTGAACAGGCGGTTAACAGTATCATGTTGGATGCTTTTGTACCACCCGCAGATCAACCACTGGCACTGGTTTTTGGTAACGAAGTAACCGGTGTAGACGCAGCCGTGATGAAGATGACGGATGGATGTATCGAAATTCCGCAATCAGGTATGAAACATTCTCTTAATATTTCAGTCAGCACCGGTATTGTGGTTTGGGATATCTTTGCAAAAAAACTGGCCACAAAAAGCCGGTAG
- a CDS encoding FecR domain-containing protein, with protein sequence MTDRFWELMARYWSGEITQEEKPELEKYLLDHPEYWLKAGLTENLSYKATPLLSTEDALRLADDIQDRVFRETFAGEASLPSKNWFTRQHTGLLLAAMLCGILMLAAYYYREVGTSSWEKIATAPGTKKNVVLADGTTIRLNAGSVLRYPGKGHQQDKIREVFLEGEAYFDVKPNAGRPFIIHAGKMDVKVLGTELNVRVYPDEGFSETALVKGAVEVMVKSTENARTYRLKPGQKVVAKYQEAELPESGTVQQMPAASVTLQPVSKVNDNTIAETAWKEDKLVFQDETLAALALRLERWYGVKITINNTALASKRFTGRADNVPLPHLLEILQAITPFDFSIKGGDVTIQ encoded by the coding sequence ATGACCGACAGATTTTGGGAACTGATGGCCCGGTACTGGAGCGGCGAGATCACGCAGGAAGAAAAGCCTGAACTGGAAAAGTACCTGCTGGACCATCCGGAATACTGGCTGAAAGCAGGCCTGACAGAAAATCTTTCTTACAAGGCAACGCCGCTCTTATCCACGGAGGATGCCCTGCGGCTGGCAGACGATATCCAGGACAGGGTGTTCCGGGAAACCTTTGCCGGAGAAGCATCACTGCCATCCAAAAACTGGTTTACAAGACAGCACACCGGTTTGTTGCTGGCCGCCATGCTATGCGGCATCCTGATGCTGGCAGCTTATTATTACCGGGAAGTTGGCACATCTTCCTGGGAAAAAATTGCTACCGCACCCGGCACCAAAAAAAATGTTGTCCTGGCAGATGGCACTACCATCCGGCTCAATGCCGGCAGCGTATTGCGCTATCCGGGGAAAGGCCACCAACAGGACAAGATCCGGGAGGTATTCCTGGAGGGAGAAGCCTATTTTGATGTAAAACCCAATGCCGGCAGACCATTTATTATCCATGCCGGCAAAATGGATGTAAAAGTACTGGGTACAGAACTGAACGTCCGCGTATATCCGGATGAAGGATTTTCCGAAACTGCCCTGGTGAAGGGTGCGGTGGAAGTAATGGTGAAGTCCACGGAAAACGCCCGCACCTACCGCCTGAAACCGGGACAGAAAGTAGTGGCGAAATACCAGGAAGCGGAATTGCCTGAAAGCGGTACCGTGCAGCAGATGCCCGCTGCATCCGTTACACTCCAACCCGTGAGTAAAGTAAATGATAACACGATAGCCGAAACCGCATGGAAAGAAGACAAACTGGTTTTTCAGGATGAAACCCTTGCTGCATTGGCGTTACGACTGGAAAGATGGTATGGTGTGAAGATCACGATCAACAACACGGCCCTGGCTTCCAAACGTTTCACCGGGCGGGCGGATAATGTGCCACTGCCTCACTTGCTGGAGATTCTCCAGGCAATCACACCTTTTGATTTTTCTATAAAAGGAGGGGATGTTACCATTCAATAA
- a CDS encoding UbiA-like polyprenyltransferase gives MFATINKYLSLVKFSHTIFAMPFALIGFFMATTKGGGSFSWQLFGLVVLCMVFARSAAMAFNRWLDVDIDKLNPRTAKREIPAGVISPGKAMFFIIANVVLFMITTWFINRICFFLSPVALLVVLGYSYTKRFTALCHLVLGVGLSLAPIGAYLAVTGAFAVLPVLVSCLVLCWVSGFDIIYSLQDEDFDKSQELNSIPAWLGLSGALRFSELLHVVAAALVICIGMTGHFHWLFWIGAAVFIAMLLSQHMLVKPDDLSKVNIMFMTTNGIASVVFAVFAISDMLIYP, from the coding sequence ATGTTTGCCACTATCAATAAATATCTTTCGCTGGTAAAGTTCAGTCACACGATCTTTGCCATGCCCTTTGCCCTCATCGGTTTCTTTATGGCTACCACCAAAGGCGGTGGCAGTTTCAGCTGGCAGCTGTTTGGCCTGGTGGTCCTTTGTATGGTGTTTGCACGCAGTGCTGCGATGGCTTTCAACCGCTGGCTGGATGTGGATATCGACAAACTCAACCCCCGCACCGCTAAAAGAGAGATCCCTGCTGGGGTTATCTCTCCTGGAAAGGCGATGTTTTTCATCATCGCCAATGTGGTGCTGTTTATGATCACCACCTGGTTCATCAACCGGATCTGTTTTTTCCTGTCGCCGGTAGCTTTGCTGGTGGTGCTGGGATATAGCTATACCAAGCGTTTTACGGCCTTGTGCCACCTGGTGCTGGGTGTGGGCCTGTCGCTGGCGCCCATAGGCGCTTACCTGGCCGTAACGGGTGCATTTGCCGTATTGCCGGTACTGGTGTCCTGCCTCGTATTATGCTGGGTATCGGGCTTTGATATTATTTATTCTTTGCAGGATGAAGATTTTGATAAGTCGCAGGAGTTGAATTCTATTCCTGCCTGGCTGGGGCTTTCAGGTGCGTTGCGCTTCTCTGAGCTGCTGCATGTGGTAGCCGCTGCCCTGGTGATCTGCATCGGTATGACCGGGCATTTCCACTGGCTGTTCTGGATCGGTGCAGCTGTTTTTATAGCCATGCTGCTATCCCAGCACATGCTCGTAAAACCGGATGATCTGAGCAAGGTGAATATCATGTTTATGACGACAAACGGTATTGCCAGTGTGGTATTTGCCGTTTTTGCCATCAGCGATATGCTTATCTACCCGTAA
- a CDS encoding TonB-dependent receptor, whose product MKKNSTQARFALPIPIRKFLLMVKFTCLLLMAFLQVSASGLSQNRVSISVRNAGVGKILHYLEKRSDYVFYYNNEELDKLPAIDLALEDVTISQLLDSLSRRLDINYSVLQDNLVIVRKETNQLQSQKIIGKVVNAHGNPLPGITVQIKNTSRGVVTAPDGSFSIEVPDNATLVLSGIGYLKKEVPVHNQTTLSIILEEDVAGLNEVIVVGYGVQKKSDLTGSIVSIKSDEIKDLPVRSVAEALQGRAAGMMVSKENGKPGSAAQIIIRGVGSINGLNPLFVIDGVPRSNSTSFNPKDVESIEIIKDASAAAIYGAQAAGGVVLITTKKGMFDQQTNFNFSANKGVRQISKSYNMLETPDYIRARRGMKQDYGLWNNPDLPNTNWFDELFQNGAEQTYQLSISGGSSKTRYYVSAGYEREDGIQKDNFWERYSLRVNADYKPNKRFTFGHQLYMAKISENPATRDVPWRTLPYMAVYNEDGSFARVPSEVEFSGGNEVASLAYIHRKSSTLLLDGVLYADWKITNDLVFRATAGGGFSGSYYDSFTENNTLARTSFPETYSKSSGYNESYTLTTLLTYSKTFAKKHDLKVMAGYEVRKSLGSALSATATAFPVQIAESFSLSTNPNKVADGSLSYGRFLSQFGRLNYSYDNKYLLTANIRRDGSTKFSPAHRWGVFPSVSAGWKVNEEPFFKSLSQNIITLLKPRISWGILGNDAAIGNFAYQSSYQQVGQHSFDEQSIVGGFNSIKVVNKNIKWEEVHSINFGLDVSMFQDKLSVTLEYYDRQTKDMLYNLPTPLSSGIASYYATTSTMPVNIGKISNKGWEVSASYRNRHGDFTYGLSANLAQNKNKVLDLGLPSAYIYSGSLMFMSGNSPFKTMNGQPIGQIYGLVAEGLIKDQKEIDALNDLATEKALKAGTIKDGQRAWYNHQYTSAGDLRYKDLNGDGKITDDDRTFIGNPWPKLQYGFNMDLGWKGFDLSVLVTGITGRDVINGVKIFQQSFQQDFQSTKDIFNASFFLDNGLTDQPRVGITDPANPNKYIQDPSKNYSWYSSYYVENGSYLKIKNISLGYTLPQQLIRRAGISRLRVYVTGQNLFTFTKFTGLDPEFSNDVKNHGLYSMTSYPQTKLFSAGVDVSF is encoded by the coding sequence ATGAAAAAAAATTCTACGCAAGCGAGATTTGCGTTGCCTATTCCCATTCGAAAGTTCTTGCTCATGGTCAAATTTACCTGCCTGCTCCTGATGGCTTTCCTGCAAGTCTCTGCTTCAGGGCTTTCGCAAAACAGGGTATCGATCTCCGTCAGAAACGCGGGCGTCGGAAAGATCCTGCATTATCTTGAAAAGCGATCGGATTATGTTTTCTATTATAATAATGAAGAGCTGGACAAGCTGCCGGCTATCGATCTTGCATTGGAGGATGTAACCATATCGCAGCTCCTGGACTCCTTGTCACGGCGGCTCGACATCAATTACAGCGTACTGCAGGACAACCTCGTTATTGTTCGGAAAGAAACGAATCAGCTACAATCCCAAAAGATCATCGGGAAAGTAGTGAACGCCCACGGGAACCCGCTACCCGGCATTACCGTGCAGATAAAAAACACTTCGCGGGGAGTGGTTACCGCCCCTGATGGCAGCTTCAGCATAGAAGTGCCGGACAATGCCACACTAGTGCTTTCCGGTATCGGCTATCTGAAAAAAGAAGTACCCGTTCATAACCAGACCACTCTCTCCATCATCCTGGAAGAAGATGTGGCAGGGCTAAACGAAGTGATAGTAGTGGGTTATGGCGTTCAGAAAAAATCTGACCTGACCGGCTCTATTGTCTCCATTAAATCAGATGAAATAAAAGACCTCCCCGTAAGATCAGTGGCAGAAGCCTTACAGGGAAGAGCCGCCGGGATGATGGTCAGCAAAGAAAACGGTAAACCCGGTTCCGCTGCACAGATCATTATACGCGGTGTCGGTTCCATTAACGGATTAAATCCCCTCTTTGTGATTGACGGTGTGCCAAGAAGCAACAGCACCAGCTTTAATCCGAAAGACGTAGAGTCCATAGAGATCATTAAAGATGCCAGCGCAGCAGCCATCTATGGCGCGCAGGCCGCCGGTGGCGTAGTACTCATTACTACCAAAAAAGGCATGTTTGATCAGCAAACAAATTTCAACTTCAGCGCCAACAAGGGTGTTCGCCAGATAAGCAAGTCGTACAACATGCTGGAAACACCCGATTACATACGCGCCAGAAGAGGGATGAAGCAGGATTATGGCCTCTGGAATAATCCCGATCTGCCCAATACCAACTGGTTTGACGAACTATTTCAGAATGGTGCAGAACAAACATACCAGTTGTCCATAAGTGGCGGCTCCAGTAAAACACGGTATTATGTTTCCGCCGGCTACGAGCGGGAAGACGGGATACAGAAAGACAACTTCTGGGAACGTTACTCGCTACGCGTAAATGCGGACTATAAACCCAACAAGCGTTTTACTTTCGGACACCAGCTATACATGGCGAAAATATCAGAAAACCCTGCCACCCGAGATGTTCCCTGGCGCACCTTGCCCTATATGGCGGTATATAATGAAGATGGCAGCTTTGCCAGGGTGCCTTCTGAAGTAGAATTTTCCGGCGGCAATGAAGTCGCTTCCCTCGCATACATACACCGGAAAAGCAGCACACTGCTGTTGGATGGCGTATTATATGCCGACTGGAAGATCACAAACGACCTCGTTTTCCGCGCCACCGCAGGTGGAGGTTTCAGTGGCAGCTACTACGACAGCTTTACAGAAAATAATACACTGGCAAGAACCAGCTTTCCCGAAACCTATTCCAAATCATCCGGCTATAATGAAAGCTATACCTTGACCACGCTGCTTACCTACTCCAAAACTTTTGCTAAAAAGCACGACCTGAAAGTAATGGCGGGCTATGAAGTCAGGAAATCACTCGGTTCAGCACTGAGTGCTACTGCTACAGCATTCCCCGTTCAGATAGCGGAGTCCTTTTCATTATCTACCAATCCCAACAAAGTAGCAGATGGTTCGCTGAGCTATGGCAGATTCCTGTCACAGTTCGGGAGACTGAACTACAGCTATGATAACAAATATCTCCTCACCGCCAATATTCGCCGCGACGGTTCCACGAAGTTCTCTCCCGCGCATCGCTGGGGTGTATTCCCTTCCGTGTCTGCCGGTTGGAAAGTGAACGAAGAACCCTTCTTCAAAAGCCTTTCCCAAAATATAATAACACTCCTGAAACCACGCATCAGCTGGGGAATCCTTGGCAATGACGCCGCTATCGGCAACTTCGCCTACCAATCATCCTATCAGCAGGTAGGGCAGCACAGTTTTGATGAACAAAGCATTGTAGGAGGATTCAACTCTATCAAAGTGGTGAATAAAAATATCAAATGGGAGGAAGTACATTCTATCAACTTCGGGCTGGATGTAAGCATGTTCCAGGATAAGTTGTCGGTTACACTGGAATACTATGACCGGCAAACCAAAGATATGTTGTACAACCTTCCCACTCCACTGTCATCAGGCATTGCCAGCTATTATGCTACTACCAGCACGATGCCTGTCAACATTGGTAAAATATCCAATAAGGGATGGGAAGTAAGTGCCTCCTACCGGAACCGCCACGGCGATTTTACGTATGGCCTGTCTGCCAACCTTGCCCAGAACAAGAACAAGGTCCTCGACCTGGGGCTGCCATCCGCCTATATTTACAGCGGAAGTCTCATGTTCATGAGTGGTAACTCTCCCTTCAAAACAATGAACGGTCAACCCATCGGACAGATCTACGGACTGGTAGCAGAAGGTTTGATCAAGGATCAGAAAGAAATCGATGCGCTGAACGACCTCGCCACAGAGAAAGCACTGAAAGCAGGTACGATCAAAGACGGACAACGTGCCTGGTACAATCACCAGTATACCAGCGCCGGAGATCTCCGGTATAAAGACCTGAACGGAGATGGCAAGATCACAGACGATGACCGCACTTTTATTGGCAATCCCTGGCCCAAACTGCAATACGGCTTTAACATGGACCTGGGATGGAAAGGTTTCGACCTCTCTGTATTAGTTACCGGCATTACAGGACGGGATGTTATCAATGGCGTAAAAATCTTTCAACAATCTTTTCAGCAGGATTTCCAGTCGACCAAAGACATTTTTAACGCCTCCTTCTTCCTGGATAACGGGCTTACTGATCAGCCAAGGGTAGGTATTACTGACCCGGCCAACCCGAATAAATATATCCAGGATCCCAGTAAAAACTATTCCTGGTACTCTTCCTATTACGTTGAAAATGGTTCCTACCTGAAAATTAAAAACATCTCGCTTGGATATACCTTACCACAGCAGCTGATACGCCGTGCCGGTATCAGCCGGTTACGGGTATACGTTACAGGACAGAACCTTTTCACCTTCACCAAATTCACCGGATTAGATCCTGAATTTTCCAACGATGTAAAGAATCATGGTCTTTACAGTATGACATCCTATCCACAGACAAAATTATTCTCTGCCGGCGTAGATGTAAGTTTCTAA
- a CDS encoding metallophosphoesterase family protein has protein sequence MTLKRRDFIGHISKAGLLSCLPLSGLKAMDKTVAAANETSNTFLTAPYLQHITPEAVTVMWITAEKCFSWIEISEPGGTPEKVYSARNGLKQAYNRINKIRATGLRPGTTYEYRIFSQEIREFKPYKVTYGDTIQKGPFTFSTPALKEEEVSFVVFNDMHNHPQNITELMGKFAPDKGKDYDFVVYNGDSFNWVDGEEPIIKDLLEPSGNVFSTTHPFLMVQGNHEPRGNYARELFDYFDYPEDRCYYAFTRGPVRFIVMDSGEDKEDTSVEYSGLVSFDDYREEQAKWLEKEINSKAFKQAAFRVVFIHIPVFHSGDWHGTTHCRTLFNPLFNKGKIDIAISGHTHKYGTFDADPATHHYPIVIGGGPGYVGRGGGKRTIIKVKADHKSLSLQMLLDDGTVAGAYNLKKK, from the coding sequence ATGACGTTAAAAAGAAGAGATTTTATAGGCCATATCTCAAAAGCCGGATTATTAAGTTGTTTGCCGCTAAGCGGATTGAAAGCAATGGATAAAACGGTGGCAGCTGCAAACGAAACCAGTAACACTTTCCTGACAGCACCCTATTTACAGCATATAACACCGGAGGCAGTTACCGTGATGTGGATAACCGCAGAGAAATGTTTCAGCTGGATAGAAATCAGTGAACCCGGTGGTACGCCGGAAAAAGTTTACAGCGCCAGGAATGGCCTGAAGCAGGCCTACAACCGGATTAACAAAATAAGGGCTACCGGCTTACGACCCGGCACCACCTACGAGTATCGTATCTTTTCGCAGGAGATCCGGGAGTTCAAGCCTTACAAAGTAACGTATGGCGATACCATTCAAAAAGGTCCCTTCACGTTTTCCACGCCTGCACTGAAAGAAGAGGAAGTAAGTTTTGTCGTGTTCAATGACATGCATAATCATCCGCAGAACATTACGGAACTGATGGGAAAGTTTGCCCCGGATAAAGGCAAGGATTATGACTTTGTTGTTTATAACGGAGACAGTTTCAACTGGGTAGATGGAGAAGAGCCTATTATTAAAGATTTGCTGGAACCCAGCGGCAACGTATTTTCTACGACTCACCCGTTTTTAATGGTACAGGGAAATCATGAGCCAAGAGGGAATTATGCCCGTGAGCTGTTCGATTATTTCGATTACCCGGAAGATCGCTGCTACTATGCGTTTACCCGTGGCCCTGTACGGTTTATCGTCATGGATTCCGGTGAAGACAAAGAGGATACTTCTGTAGAATATTCTGGTCTGGTTTCTTTTGATGACTACCGGGAAGAACAGGCCAAATGGCTGGAAAAAGAGATCAACAGCAAAGCATTCAAACAGGCTGCTTTCCGGGTTGTTTTCATTCATATTCCGGTGTTCCATTCCGGCGACTGGCATGGCACCACGCATTGCCGTACCCTTTTCAATCCGCTGTTTAACAAAGGGAAAATTGATATTGCCATATCAGGACATACGCACAAGTATGGAACTTTTGATGCTGACCCTGCAACACATCATTATCCGATTGTGATAGGTGGTGGCCCCGGCTACGTGGGCAGAGGCGGTGGAAAGAGAACGATCATTAAAGTGAAGGCAGATCACAAATCACTATCGCTGCAAATGCTGCTGGATGATGGCACCGTGGCAGGTGCTTATAACCTGAAGAAGAAATAA